One window from the genome of Cucumis melo cultivar AY chromosome 12, USDA_Cmelo_AY_1.0, whole genome shotgun sequence encodes:
- the LOC103500876 gene encoding heat shock 70 kDa protein 16-like — protein MTVLQLHLAMEFIKQISQIQVQDSFPFSIGFSSDADPISLGLNNVLFPKGQHIPNTKVLSFLRNSLFHLEAVYSNPDELPPGMSSKIDCFTIGPFQGSNNSNSRVKVRVRLNMNGIITVESATTIEDTIDQQIPRRDVTHSNIEKMEIDFVDSFHSEVLKTFLSVLKKLYMHQKYGFAYLWRGEAQMKRCGRGARLPPGTVGAKAPKARALLFGLGYN, from the exons TGTACTGCAACTGCACTTAGCTATGGAATTTATAAAACAGATTTCTCAAATACAG GTGCAAGATTCATTTCCATTCTCAATTGGCTTCTCATCAGATGCAGACCCAATTAGCTTAGGATTAAATAATGTACTATTTCCCAAAGGCCAGCACATTCCAAATACTAAAGTTCTATCATTCCTGCGCAATAGTTTATTCCACTTAGAAGCAGTCTATAGTAACCCGGATGAACTACCTCCTGGCATGTCTTCAAAAATTGATTGCTTTACA ATTGGTCCTTTCCAAGGTTCAAACAACTCGAATTCAAGGGTTAAAGTCAGAGTTCGATTAAATATGAATGGCATCATTACTGTTGAATCAGCTACA ACCATAGAGGATACTATAGATCAACAAATTCCAAGGAGAGATGTTACTCACTCGAACATAGAGAAGATGGAGATCGATTTTGTTGATTCTTTCCATTCAGAGGTATTGAAGACATTCCTTTCGGTACTCAAAAAGCTTTATATGCATCAGAAATATGGATTCGCTTATTTGTGGAGAGGCGAGGCGCAGATGAAGAGGTGCGGCAGAGGCGCGCGCCTTCCTCCAGGCACAGTAGGCGCAAAAGCCCCAAAGGCGCGGGCTTTATTATTTGGGCTAGgctataattaa